CCGCATTTACTCTGCAGCCGGTTTACTGCGACAAAATCTTCATTTGGGTGAACCCTCCGCCCTCATTACCCAGCGCCCCTTTCGTGCTCCCCATCACTCTGCTTCTGCTGTGGCTTTGGTGGGCGGGGGATCTTATCCCAAGCCGGGGGAGATCTCGCTGGCCCATCGCGGTGTTTTGTACCTGGATGAGCTGACGGAGTTTCGCCGGGAGGTACTGGAGGTGTTGCGCCAACCGCTCGAAGATGGCAAAGTTACCATTTCCCGGGCTCGCTTCTCGCTGGAGTTTCCCGCCCAAACCATGCTGGTGGCCTCCACCAACCCTTGCCCCTGCGGCTTTTACGGGGATCCGGTCAAACCTTGCGGCTGTACCCCACAACAACGGGAGCGCTACTGGTCAAAGCTTTCTGGCCCGTTGCTGGATCGGATTGATTTGCAAGTTCAGGTGAACCGCCTTAAGCCAGAAGAAATCCTGCAGGCGCAACCGGGAGAACCTTCCCAGCGGGTGCGGGAACGAGTGGAACAAGCCCGCGAATATCAGCGACAACGGTTTTACCAGGAGCCAGGGCTACATTGCAATGCCCAGATGCAGCCTCGCCATTTGCGGCAGTGGTGTCGTCTGTCGGATCCCTGTCAGACCTTGCTAGAGGGGGCAATCCGCAAGTTGGGGTTGTCCGCCCGTGGCAGTGACCGCATCCTGAAAGTGGCTCGCACCATTGCCGATCTGGCCGGAGCCGAAACAATTGCCCCCGCCCACCTTGCGGAAGCCATTCAGTACCGCAGTCTGGATCGGGCTCAGCCCTGAACCTGCTCGGGATCCGGGTCAATGGGTAATCATTCTCAGGTCAACCTGGCGGAAGATGAGGAATTGATGGAGCTGATGGTAGAAGCCGGATTTGATTCGGTGTTTTTGGGCATTGAGACCCCCGATGAAGAAAGCCTCACCCTGACGCAAAAGTTTCAAAATAACCGCAAACCCCTGGTGGAATCCTGTCGGCGCATTACCCAAACGGGGCTACGGGTTTTGGCAGGGTTCATTATTGGCTTTGATGGGGAAAAACCTGGGGCAGGCGAACGGATCGTCCGTTTTGTGGAGGAAACCGGGATCCCCGATGCTATGTTCAGTATGTTGCAGGCTTTGCCCGGTACTGCCCTCTGGTCGCGTCTAGAGAAAGAAGGGCGGCTGCGCAGCGAAGGCACTGGCATGAACCAGAGCACCCTCATGAATTTTGAGCCGACCCGACCAGTGGATCAAATTGCGGAAGAATACCTGCAAGCCTTTTGGGATCTGTATGAGCCAGCCCTGTTTTTGAAACGCTGCTACCGCTATGCTCTCGAGCTGGGATCCCCGAAAGGGAAGCGTCCCTTTAAACTCCCCAAATGGCCAGAAGTGCAGGGGTTGGTGCGAGTCGCCTGGCTACAAGGGATCCAGCGGGCAGAAACGCGGGCGCTGTTTTGGCAACAGTTGTGGGGCTTGTGGCGGCAAAACCCAGCGGGATTGGTGCCCTACCTGACGGTGTGTGCTCATGGGGAGCATTTCTTTGAGTTTCGCCAAGAGGTACGGCAGCAAATTGAGAGTCAATTGGCCCAAATTCGCGCTGTACCCCAACCTTTGTCTGTCGCTTAGTTGGGAAAGGCAATGCCCCCCTGTTTGGAGAGATCATGAACGGGGTAGCTACCGAGCAGCTTGAGGGTTTCTGCAATCTGTTCGAGGGCTGCGATCACCTTAGGGCTGAGATAAGGCTGGTCGGGAGCATTTTCCAAATCCACGAAAAACACATAGGTGCCCGCGGACTTTTTGGTGGGGCGCGACTCAATGCGGGACATATTCAAACCCTGCTCCGCAAACACCTGTAAGGGTTTTAGCAAGGCCCCCGGCACATTCTCGGGCAGGCTAAAGGCCAAAGAGGTATGGGATCCCCCTGGAGAAGCCAAGTCAGCCTTGGGTTGGCTGCGGCCTATTACCCAGAAGCGGGTGCAGTTATCGGGGTGATCATTGATCGGGCAGGCCAGAATCGGCAATTTGTAGAGAGCAGCGGCTCGTTCTGAAGCAATCACCGCAGCCATTGGTTGAGTTTGCACCCGATCCAATTCCTCGGTGGTGGAGCGGGTCGGGATCAACGTGGCCTGGGGCAAATGGGATCCCAGCCAAACTTGACACTGGGCCAAGGCTTGGGGGTGAGAATACACCTGTTCGATCTGTTCTAGAGCTTTTGCCCGCCCCATGAGCGCATGCCGAATCGGCAAGATCAATGCCTGATAAATCTGTAGTCCTTCCAGTTGCCAAAGGGCATCCAAAGTCATGGATACCCCTCCCTCAACGGAGTTCTCCACCGGTACCAC
The sequence above is drawn from the Thermostichus vulcanus str. 'Rupite' genome and encodes:
- a CDS encoding YifB family Mg chelatase-like AAA ATPase yields the protein MFAQVFSAALLGLKAVRVTVEVDVGGGLPQITLVGLPDAAVTEAKERVRAAIKNSGFALPQRRIIINLAPADLRKEGPSFDLPIALGILAASGVIDPGSLQETLVVGELALDGTLRPVAGVLPIAATAAELGIRQLVVPQENGLEGAVVSGIQVYGFTSLSAVVNWLQSPQAVKPIQIQPEQVQKANLGSPLDLADVKGQEHARRALEVAAAGGHNLLLVGSPGAGKTLLARRLPGILPALQWEEILEITRIYSAAGLLRQNLHLGEPSALITQRPFRAPHHSASAVALVGGGSYPKPGEISLAHRGVLYLDELTEFRREVLEVLRQPLEDGKVTISRARFSLEFPAQTMLVASTNPCPCGFYGDPVKPCGCTPQQRERYWSKLSGPLLDRIDLQVQVNRLKPEEILQAQPGEPSQRVRERVEQAREYQRQRFYQEPGLHCNAQMQPRHLRQWCRLSDPCQTLLEGAIRKLGLSARGSDRILKVARTIADLAGAETIAPAHLAEAIQYRSLDRAQP
- the pheA gene encoding prephenate dehydratase, with amino-acid sequence MALTSSPAPVAFLGPAGTYTELAALLACPEQPHLHSQGSHPLVPYPTIIACLEAVATGQQEWAVVPVENSVEGGVSMTLDALWQLEGLQIYQALILPIRHALMGRAKALEQIEQVYSHPQALAQCQVWLGSHLPQATLIPTRSTTEELDRVQTQPMAAVIASERAAALYKLPILACPINDHPDNCTRFWVIGRSQPKADLASPGGSHTSLAFSLPENVPGALLKPLQVFAEQGLNMSRIESRPTKKSAGTYVFFVDLENAPDQPYLSPKVIAALEQIAETLKLLGSYPVHDLSKQGGIAFPN